The genomic window GTATCCTGTGTTATGCcctctttatttattttgtaaatgtacatttttcattgtaTGCGTATcgatgtgtatatgtactcatggcagaaaaagagaaagtgTTTCATGCATAAATTATATGTGTTAAGGAAATTCGCATAACCCTCGAAGGTTGAAGCGAAAACTTAAATTTATTGTACATACTGGAAGTTTCTTATTTAAGGAAGGGAGAATTGTATCTTTGTGTATGTAATAATGTATGaacatgaataataatattgtATTATATGTAATCATGTAGAGTACAGAAATAAAGTATATATGAATACGAAGTGTATAAAGAACTCagttttcctttccactttttgctcttttctcatttttgttcatatttgaCTCTATTTATGCACATAAAGCTTTCATGCATAGGTATGCGTTATCTTTGTATAAAGGAAGGGGcaatgtataatataaagaaaatgGAGAATTTGATATGTGCTCACTTATAGTCCTCACGGGACGAGCAgaatttttatactttcctttattctatatatatgagtaCATAAGAAACAGCACATTTCAGCATAAAtgaattctatatataagaatGCCCATAAGTCATGGTGCAAGGGGATGAAGAAACGAATCCGGTTTGGTCCTTCTATTCGAAGTGCGGGAGTATATGTATTATTCGTACGTTATATTATTTGtaatataatgaattcaAGAATAGTAGAGCGTTGAGGGaagcatacacattttttatttcacaaattacatttatagaaaaaacTTCTTGAAACTTTAAATTCAGaggaattatttaaaaatgcagGGGATTATGGACTTAATTGTAGTACACGCGAAGATAGTAGGGGATGGATCAGGCAGGTAGTAGAAGTGAATGCATTGAGGACATATCCAGATTTAAAACCATATGCAGCTTATTTGGCGGATGCATGGTGTTATGTATCTGAAGTTAAATGGGGCAGTCTACTCTATGGGGCACATTGCGATTTCCTATATTACATGATAAAGGAGATTATAGGGAAACAGCCAAAGTACGCCGAGTCACTGGAAGGCACTGTAAGAACAATAAACGACGAATTAAGGACAACTTTCCCTATAACAGGGTGTGAGTTCGGAAAACCCAGTGTTACGGAAGTTTTGTTTAAttggagaaaatatatatttggcTATGTGCACAACTACGGAACTATAAAGGAACGGGTACAAAGTGAAGAACCTGATTGTACTGGAGAATGGGGAAGTTATTTAAGGAGGGTTGTTTCAACATTTGAACAGGTACGTAGGGATTGTGAAGGAACGTCTAAGGGTGATCAGTATTGTGCCAAATTTAACGAAAAATATAGAGATTATTTTCAAGGCAAGGgacaaaaattaacatgcgGATCCATACAAGCACCAGATCCTACCGTAGATTCTGCTCCAACACCCGAATCCAGCGGAGGGAAGTCTGAATATGTAGTCTCCCCTAAGAAAAACACTGATTTTTATTATACATGTTTCGCTATCGGATTACCTTTAatcacttcttttttctataaGGTATGTGTTATAACATATATTGCATTAGCAGCATAAAGCGGAAGCACATACGTCCGCatgcaaaatataaatagTGGACATCCTCTCATAAATGTTGAGTGTTGGAATGGGCAGATCCGCATATGTGTGGTACGTGATTCTGCGCTATTTTTTCTTAGTATGCTTCACTGCTTTCCCCAAGACAAAATTCTACtgggagaaaaagaagatcaatGGGACATAACCTTGATGCCTGCACGAACGACTCAACAGAAAATGCTTCCACAACAAACTCTACATTAGATTCCACATTCGATTCTACATTCGATTCTACATTCGATTCCACATTCGATTCCATAACAAATTCCATGACAGAAGGGgataattctaccatatataatggtagatCACCACCTAGGGCAAGAACACAACATAGGCGAAGGAACAACAGGaacgaagaaaggaaaaggaagaatatagcTTATCATCGTATGTAATGTCTAACCCTAAAATTTACAGGGAACTACATTTTCGAATTTACTAACTTATCGATTatagaataaagaaaaaaaggaagttcaTATATCTGTATGAATACATTTAATGAAGAATGAAGGAGtccaaaggagaaaataagcTAATAGGGAGAATACAGAAACTTCATTTATCCGTAATATCTATGCAACAAGAAAATTACGGTCATGGTTAAATTGATAGGGGAGTGGCATATGAGGATGAAGTTAGGGGGGCGCGGCGCAATGCTCTGTGACATGGGGAGAAAACAAAGCAAAGAGAGCGTTGCAAAGGTGGCAACATGAAGCTAGATGTGCGACAAAGTGTGGCGTGATAAATTATGACGGGGCCCGGTAGCAGAGAGCAACCCATTGCATGAGCGCACATCGCTCGGTCAAAGTTTGGCCACCACTATGGAGTTATTTAATTGGCAACTTTGCGCGTTAAtcaattttgtaattttcacttttgtaatttttctgctttttattttccattttcatgtttaccattttttctgtttgtcAAACTGCTGATCAgcactcaaaaaaaaaaggccaccGAAACAAAGTCAGGGAGAACGTGTGACGCGCTCTTCTGACCTCTTACAATTCGTCCTTCTGATCCTGCGAtccattcttcttatatGACGATTCGTTAGTGTTGGTATCCGATTCGTCCTTCTGCTGCCCATCTTCAGCATGGGAAGCTCCCGCGTCGGCGCTTTCGTTGCCACTTTCGCCGGCATTTCCCTTGTTCTCATTTGAGTTGTCATTCTGTGATTCTTTCTTGCTTTGCTGCTCATCGTTCacatcgttttttttatccttcgcGCTGGATGAAGCATTttcatccccctttttctctttcttctcgGCGggctttttaattttctccaaACTTTTGATTAGCAAATTAATGGACTTAAATTTCATCTCTACTTCTTTggctttaaaaaatggagcagAATAATtatctaattttttttgttcctcctgtGCGTCTTTCCACCACTCTATTGCTTTCTCCAATGAATCTCTCACAACTTTAATGGTTTCCTCGGCCCATGGTTTGGCTGCTGTATACTCTATCAGTTTCTGCTGCATTTCCATAATTTTTGCGTTCGTGTCCTGGATTAGCTTTCCCCTCCCTTGTAATTCTTCCGCTCTTTCCTTAATAGGAAAATAGACATCTTCCAACTCCCTTATTTTGTTACTTACATTTTCTAGGGGTTCGTCATTTTCAGTGTAAAGCCACTCTTCATATTCCTCCAATTTGTTCAGGTACTCGGTGAGGGTATCTTCCTTGCACACCTGCTTGAATATGTCCTgcttcattttgcttctgGACTCGTAAATAAAAGACTcgagtttgttttttctttccgatTTGAGGAAGATGTTAATATCATGCTCGtccattttctttaaaatgtcCTTCTTTGCGTTCACTTCTTCGTTGGTCAGGGGGGCCGGCTTAATGTTCCTGATCTGGTAGGTCATCTGCACTGAGTGTTTCACCActtgggtttttttttcacctgctTCTGTTGCCTCTTTCTCCGTCGCTTCTTTGTCGGTGGCTTCCCCCCCCGTGGCTTCGAGGTTAACTTCCCCAGCTGCCTGCTCACTCGTTTCCACATTGgagctttcctttttctcctgcCCATCCGCTGTCTCCGCGCTGGCCTCTAcctctttcttctcctcataAATCAGGAACACCTTCTCCAGGGTCAAAATTCCGAACTTATCCAGCTGAAATTCTAGGCTCAGTTTCGGAGGGTCGAACTTTTcgtacttcttcttcgtcgCCTCATCAATAGGGTTCACAGAATATTCATTCAGTACCTTCCCAttctccaaaatggaaaattttaaattttccctaTATTTTAATATGACGCTTTTTGTAAGGGGGTATCTGGAGTTATAAGCAATAATTTCCTTCGGCTTATTTTGATCATCTGATGTTTCGTTTTCCCCATCCTTTTGAACTACTATGTGATATTCATTTGACAAAATATCTGTGTAGTTCAAATCTTTCAAACGAAAGTTCGCACTGTTGTAGGCAGCAATGTAGAGGCTTCCCATGGTGACTGCTTCGTCACTGTTGAGGTGCATACCAACAGTTAGGGGATTAAAAAAGGCGGTGATTTCATTTAATACTTTGGGGACTCTCCATGCAGCGCCGATCAATTCTAAAGCTTCAATATCTTTCAATTCGAAGGAAGCCTTCTGAAGGGCATTATTAATTGGGACTTTAAAATTTAAGATCACTTCTTCAATTAGATCTTCGAATTCTTGTCTCGTGACTGTTTCGCTCAAGCTTTTATTCTTGTACAAACTTTCAATAAACACATCCGTGGACTTCTTAGCGCTTAGCAACAATTTTGCTTTATTCGCTGCCAGGACTAATTTCCGCATGGCTTTCCTATCGTCATAAATGGACaagttatatttttcttcaaatttcttcctcaagTGTTCAGCTAGCATCACATCGATTTGATTTCCTGATTTGTTCTCTATAACTTCACATGCATACATCTGAACGCTTCTGGTCCGCACTTTATCTTTCTCTACATGGCTAATTGTTCCTATTCCCACATTgatatttttgcttcccaCGTCCAAGTACATGGTTAATTTGGTCGTGTTCAAAGGCAAGTCGTGCACATTGTGTATGGCAGCAGCGGTGACTCCATTCACTAACCCTAGTAATTCTAGCCCTGCAATTTTGGTTGCATTGAGGAGagcctccttcttcctttgtggGTAATTACACGGAATGGATATCACACAGCCGATATGTACATTTACCGACCTCTTCGTTTTGTAATCCACATTTAGATGATTGTACGCTAGCTTCTTTATGTAGCCTAATATATTTGCTGTAATTTCCTCCGACGACAGAACCATATCATTCTTTAGTTTCAAACTGATGGTTCCCCTCTTATGATCTACAACATAATCGTAGTCAAAATATTTAGTAGCTGGATCATCCCCTTGGTGGAATTCGTAATTATTCACATCTCCGTAAAAATCTTCATTACTTTCATCATAATTTTCTACattgaaattttccttatttttcaaTGCATCGAATATGTTGTAGGCTAAATAGTCGTTCCCATTTTGGATCGTCAAATGCGGATGCTTTGCGCTGTATATTTTCGCTTCCTCGTCGAAGGTCCTGACTTTACTACTGAACGA from Plasmodium coatneyi strain Hackeri chromosome 12, complete sequence includes these protein-coding regions:
- a CDS encoding Hsp protein codes for the protein MKRTLLLALVILALLNQVILVKGASVLGIDFGNEYIKVSIVSPGKGFNILLNNQSKRKITNAISFSSKVRTFDEEAKIYSAKHPHLTIQNGNDYLAYNIFDALKNKENFNVENYDESNEDFYGDVNNYEFHQGDDPATKYFDYDYVVDHKRGTISLKLKNDMVLSSEEITANILGYIKKLAYNHLNVDYKTKRSVNVHIGCVISIPCNYPQRKKEALLNATKIAGLELLGLVNGVTAAAIHNVHDLPLNTTKLTMYLDVGSKNINVGIGTISHVEKDKVRTRSVQMYACEVIENKSGNQIDVMLAEHLRKKFEEKYNLSIYDDRKAMRKLVLAANKAKLLLSAKKSTDVFIESLYKNKSLSETVTRQEFEDLIEEVILNFKVPINNALQKASFELKDIEALELIGAAWRVPKVLNEITAFFNPLTVGMHLNSDEAVTMGSLYIAAYNSANFRLKDLNYTDILSNEYHIVVQKDGENETSDDQNKPKEIIAYNSRYPLTKSVILKYRENLKFSILENGKVLNEYSVNPIDEATKKKYEKFDPPKLSLEFQLDKFGILTLEKVFLIYEEKKEVEASAETADGQEKKESSNVETSEQAAGEVNLEATGGEATDKEATEKEATEAGEKKTQVVKHSVQMTYQIRNIKPAPLTNEEVNAKKDILKKMDEHDINIFLKSERKNKLESFIYESRSKMKQDIFKQVCKEDTLTEYLNKLEEYEEWLYTENDEPLENVSNKIRELEDVYFPIKERAEELQGRGKLIQDTNAKIMEMQQKLIEYTAAKPWAEETIKVVRDSLEKAIEWWKDAQEEQKKLDNYSAPFFKAKEVEMKFKSINLLIKSLEKIKKPAEKKEKKGDENASSSAKDKKNDVNDEQQSKKESQNDNSNENKGNAGESGNESADAGASHAEDGQQKDESDTNTNESSYKKNGSQDQKDEL